GAAATTATTATTCAGATCAGTGAAGAAGAGAATGTATTAAACCTTACAGTAGAGGATGATGGTAAAGGCTTTGACCATGCGGCCTTAGACATGAGAAAAATAGCAGGTTTTCATAATATAGAATCAAGAGTCCAATTTTTAAAAGGAACGATGAACATCATCTCCGAATTGAATGTTGGAACCAGTATAGAACTTCAAATTCCTATTCATTAAACATGATAAAAGTAGCCATAACAGACGATCATCCATTACTATTGGAAGGTCTGAAGAACATTTTAGGAAATAGTGATACGATAGATGTAGTAGATTGTTTCAGAAACGTTTCAGAAATGAATGCAGGTTTAGCGAAACAAGCGATCGATATCTTGTTGCTAGACATCAATTTGGTAGATACCAATAGCATTGAGCTCATAAAACCTTTAAAGAAAAAGTATGAAAACCTTCAGATTATTATGCTGAGCGTTCACAACGAACTGCCTGTCATTAATAGTACCTTGTCTGAGGGCGCCTTGGGATACATTCAGAAAAACGCCTCTGTTTCAGAAATTCTGGAAGGGATTAATACCGTATATATTGGAAAGCAGTTCTTATGTTCACAAACCAAGCTTATTCTGGATAAAAAATCTTCAGACGGATTAAATCAGGTTCCAAAATTAACTCGAAGAGAAAAGGAAATTCTAGCCGAAGCAGCCAAAGGACTTACTACCAATCAAATGGCGGAAAAGCTTTTTATAAGCCCACACACCGTAGAAAGTCACAGGAAGAATCTCATAGAAAAATTTCAGACTTCTAATCTTAGTTCAGCCATTAAACTAGCCATAGAATACGGTTTAATCATCACATAAAATAAAAAGGCCTGCTTTCGTAATGAAAGCAGACCTTTTCTTATATAATCAAATAATTAGGTGTGTAATAATTAATCTATAAATCTCAAAGCAGCCTGGAATAGGTTTTTCTTTCCTATTAAATCATACTCCTCATTATATACAGGCTCATACATTAATAGAAATGCGCTTCCGTCAAAATCTTTTAAATTAATAGCCTGATCTACCATAACATCATAAAACCTTGTAACAGTACGGGTAGCTGTCCATTGTTTTATGTTACCCTTTGGAGTCTTATCAAATCTATGATCTTTAGCATCCGTATAGTACCAATACGATGGT
This genomic interval from Chryseobacterium joostei contains the following:
- a CDS encoding response regulator transcription factor yields the protein MIKVAITDDHPLLLEGLKNILGNSDTIDVVDCFRNVSEMNAGLAKQAIDILLLDINLVDTNSIELIKPLKKKYENLQIIMLSVHNELPVINSTLSEGALGYIQKNASVSEILEGINTVYIGKQFLCSQTKLILDKKSSDGLNQVPKLTRREKEILAEAAKGLTTNQMAEKLFISPHTVESHRKNLIEKFQTSNLSSAIKLAIEYGLIIT